One Chitinophaga parva DNA segment encodes these proteins:
- a CDS encoding sensor histidine kinase has product MGIVEIIVIGTAVMLLFGVLVVILVIAQQKQVIQHKLTLRDKDLQLQQERLAAILQGQEDERRRIAEDLHDEVGAQLSVLKLNLSALQQQFKNGNCEAERLKETRDFTDTIIQELRFISQRLHPQALDNLGLANALDSFCSLMNKNRQTSIRFQRADDTAPVDRTAALNIYRIVQELISNILKHAGASQVVIRYQTTPAQLLVEVEDDGNGLLVGDLEAKKQQHGSLGLKNIESRLTIIGGNINFAAGKTGGTIASISVSDYSPRVNTPIWTDPLK; this is encoded by the coding sequence ATGGGTATCGTTGAGATCATTGTGATCGGCACTGCGGTGATGCTTTTATTTGGCGTGCTGGTGGTGATCCTGGTGATTGCCCAGCAAAAACAGGTGATCCAGCACAAGCTGACCCTGCGCGACAAAGACCTGCAACTGCAACAGGAAAGGCTGGCAGCCATCCTGCAGGGGCAGGAAGATGAAAGACGCCGCATTGCAGAAGACCTGCACGATGAAGTGGGCGCCCAGCTCAGCGTACTTAAACTGAACCTCAGCGCCCTCCAGCAACAATTCAAGAATGGCAACTGTGAGGCAGAACGCCTCAAAGAAACCCGCGACTTTACCGATACCATTATACAGGAACTCCGTTTTATCAGCCAGCGCCTGCACCCCCAGGCGCTGGACAACCTGGGCCTGGCCAACGCACTGGACTCGTTTTGCAGCCTGATGAACAAGAACCGGCAAACGAGTATTCGGTTCCAGCGCGCTGACGATACCGCCCCGGTGGACCGCACGGCGGCCCTCAATATTTACCGCATTGTGCAGGAGCTGATCAGCAACATCCTCAAGCATGCAGGGGCTTCCCAGGTAGTGATCCGCTACCAGACCACGCCCGCCCAACTGCTGGTGGAGGTGGAAGATGATGGAAACGGCCTGCTGGTGGGCGACCTGGAAGCTAAAAAACAGCAACATGGCAGCCTGGGATTAAAAAATATTGAAAGCCGTTTGACAATTATCGGGGGAAACATCAACTTTGCAGCAGGAAAGACCGGGGGAACCATCGCAAGCATCAGTGTATCAGACTACAGCCCCCGTGTAAATACGCCGATATGGACCGATCCATTAAAGTAG
- a CDS encoding sodium:solute symporter, which produces MSGLDWLVLGVTLSVIIAYGVYKSRGQRNMDSYFLADKGMPWYIVLLSIIGTQASAVTFLSAPGQAYTDGMRFVQYYFGLPLAMVVLCITFVPIFNKLNIYTAYEFLEQRFDLKTRTLTSVLFLLQRGLSTGISICAPSIILSALLGWNIYYTNLIMGGLLIIYTVSGGTRAVSYTQTAQLIIIFAGMFLAGWMVVHLLPEGIGFKDALRVAGKMGKLNVVTTHFDWKDKYNIWSGLIGGFFLALSYFGTDQSQVGRYLTARSVRESRIGLLMNGFVKVPMQFFILLIGAVVFVFYLYFRAPLSFNESQLAHARSGPQGKALAQVEQQYEVVTTRKQGEVKTLSAALAAGHSAEINTATRALRTSDAEAQALRAKATALMQAADPQADTNDTNYIFLYFVVKNLPRGLVGLLVAVIFLAAWSSIAAALNSLASTTVVDIYKRMLCKQDYSDRHFLLVSQWCTLGWGIFCVVVAQFATSLGSLIEAVNVLGSLFYGVMLGIFLVAFYCKWIGGSATFWAAVVAEVLVITIFKLEIVSFLWLNVIGCGLVVGLGTVLQAVMRRRKGTAAV; this is translated from the coding sequence ATGAGTGGTTTAGATTGGCTGGTACTGGGCGTTACGCTGTCGGTGATCATTGCGTACGGTGTTTACAAAAGCCGCGGGCAGCGGAACATGGATAGCTATTTCCTGGCAGACAAAGGCATGCCCTGGTATATTGTGCTGCTCAGCATTATTGGCACCCAGGCCAGCGCGGTCACCTTCCTCTCCGCACCGGGCCAGGCCTATACAGACGGGATGCGTTTTGTGCAGTATTACTTTGGGCTGCCGCTGGCCATGGTAGTGCTTTGCATCACGTTTGTACCCATCTTTAACAAGCTGAATATTTACACCGCATACGAATTCCTGGAGCAGCGCTTTGACCTGAAAACGCGCACGCTTACTTCTGTGCTCTTCTTGCTGCAGCGGGGGCTTTCTACGGGCATCAGCATTTGTGCGCCTTCCATTATTTTATCTGCGCTCCTGGGCTGGAATATTTATTATACGAACCTGATCATGGGCGGCCTGCTCATCATCTACACCGTGAGCGGCGGCACCCGCGCGGTATCTTACACGCAAACGGCACAGCTCATCATTATTTTTGCCGGCATGTTCCTCGCTGGCTGGATGGTGGTGCATTTGCTACCGGAGGGTATTGGGTTTAAAGATGCCTTGCGCGTGGCAGGCAAGATGGGCAAGCTGAATGTAGTGACCACGCATTTTGATTGGAAAGACAAATACAATATCTGGAGCGGGTTGATAGGTGGGTTTTTCCTGGCCTTATCCTATTTCGGCACGGACCAGTCGCAGGTAGGGCGCTACCTCACGGCGCGGTCTGTGAGAGAAAGCCGCATAGGCCTGCTGATGAATGGTTTTGTGAAAGTGCCCATGCAGTTCTTTATCCTGTTGATCGGGGCTGTGGTGTTCGTGTTTTACCTGTATTTCCGGGCGCCTTTGTCGTTCAATGAAAGCCAGCTGGCCCACGCCCGCAGCGGCCCGCAGGGGAAAGCGCTGGCCCAGGTGGAGCAGCAGTATGAAGTCGTGACCACCCGTAAACAGGGGGAAGTAAAGACCCTTTCCGCCGCGCTGGCAGCGGGCCATAGCGCGGAGATCAATACCGCTACCCGGGCCCTGCGCACCAGCGATGCGGAAGCACAGGCACTACGGGCCAAGGCCACGGCGCTCATGCAGGCCGCAGACCCGCAGGCCGATACGAACGATACCAATTACATCTTCCTGTATTTCGTGGTGAAGAACCTGCCCAGGGGCCTGGTAGGCTTGCTGGTGGCAGTGATCTTCCTGGCCGCATGGAGCAGCATTGCGGCGGCGCTCAATTCACTGGCATCTACTACGGTAGTGGATATTTACAAACGCATGCTGTGCAAGCAGGATTATTCCGACCGGCATTTTTTGCTGGTGTCTCAATGGTGTACGCTGGGATGGGGCATTTTCTGCGTGGTGGTGGCGCAATTTGCTACCAGCCTGGGCAGCCTGATCGAGGCGGTGAATGTGTTGGGGTCTTTGTTTTACGGGGTGATGCTGGGGATCTTCCTGGTGGCCTTTTATTGCAAATGGATAGGAGGGAGTGCTACCTTCTGGGCCGCTGTGGTGGCGGAAGTGCTGGTGATCACTATTTTTAAGCTGGAGATCGTGTCTTTTTTGTGGTTGAATGTGATTGGGTGTGGATTGGTAGTGGGGCTGGGGACGGTGTTGCAGGCGGTGATGCGGCGCAGGAAAGGTACGGCAGCGGTGTAA
- a CDS encoding response regulator transcription factor: MDRSIKVAIADDHKIFRSGVINTLIPYDNINVVFEADDGEHLLEIMRQQQPDVILMDLKMPRMDGIQATVKVKEKYPDVKIIILTMYEDDNFIVHMVENGANAYLLKNAEPDEIYEAICTTYEKGFYFNENVNLALLKKVLHKNKQHFKPTLKNDVQLNERELEVLKLICAELTTQEISEQIFLSPRTVEGIRQKLLEKLNVKNSVGLVLYAFRNGMIE, translated from the coding sequence ATGGACCGATCCATTAAAGTAGCTATCGCCGACGACCATAAGATCTTCCGCAGTGGCGTGATCAACACGCTCATCCCCTATGACAACATCAACGTGGTGTTTGAAGCGGACGACGGAGAGCACCTGCTGGAGATCATGCGCCAGCAGCAGCCAGACGTTATTCTCATGGACCTGAAAATGCCCCGTATGGACGGCATCCAGGCCACTGTAAAAGTCAAAGAAAAGTATCCCGATGTAAAGATCATCATCCTCACCATGTACGAGGATGATAACTTCATTGTACACATGGTGGAGAACGGGGCCAATGCCTACCTGCTCAAAAACGCGGAGCCGGACGAGATCTATGAAGCCATCTGTACTACCTACGAGAAAGGATTTTATTTCAATGAAAATGTGAACCTGGCGCTTCTCAAAAAGGTGCTCCATAAGAATAAACAACACTTCAAACCCACGCTGAAGAACGATGTACAGCTGAATGAGCGGGAGTTGGAAGTGCTGAAACTGATCTGCGCGGAACTAACCACGCAGGAGATCTCTGAGCAGATCTTTTTATCACCGAGAACAGTGGAAGGCATCCGGCAGAAGTTGTTGGAGAAGCTGAACGTGAAGAATTCCGTGGGGCTGGTGTTATATGCGTTCAGGAATGGGATGATTGAGTAA
- a CDS encoding PIG-L family deacetylase: MFKKIVVWAFIGLIGGKALAQQPTVYNAADIRLQLHKLDTLGSVLYFAAHPDDENTRLLAFLAKGKLYRTGYMALTRGDGGQNLIGNEQAALLGLIRTQELLAARRTDGAEQFFSRANDFGFSKNPDETFTFWDRQQLLADAVWVIRNFQPDVIICRFPADSRAGHGHHTASAMIAAEAFTAAADPSRFPEQLQYVKPWQAKRLLWNTYNFNNRNAATDGEFTVNVGVFNPLLGKGFGEIAAQSRSMHKSQGFGVAATRGESFEYFQPIKGDAPKEGLLDGVNTGWSRVEGGAAIGKLVDKAISNYKDEDPAASVPTLMAIRKALLALPKGYWQQQKLKETEQLILACTGTWLEATSNLPTVVPGHEMTVNVQALNRSRVPMQLESVAIGDNKLAQGKSLDQDQPLNIPVKENIPQNTLTTQPYWLALPHPLGMYTITDQQLVGRPENVPPLQVTWKLTVDGEDLTVTRPIQYKHTDPVKGEIYQPLVVAPPITGNLDNRVIIFANGGTQPVTIKLAAHTDGVKGNVSLRLPKGFTVAPASIPFDLKSGDESQVTFNVTATATRSTNTVDTMTVVMNTGGQDYTQGITKINYDHIPDITLFPEATAKLVSVDLKHNGRHLGYIPGAGDMVAASLKAVGYDVTQLDEKDILGGHLQQYDAIIVGVRAYNMQPRMKFWQPALMEYVKNGGTMLVQYNTNGQLVTPEIGPYPFSLSNARVTDETAKVTVLHPENDALHYPNEITPADFDGWVQERGLYFTTNVDEHYTRLFAMHDKGESDLDGSTLVTRYGKGKYVYTSLDFFRELPAGVPGAYRLFVNLISTKQ, translated from the coding sequence ATGTTTAAAAAGATCGTCGTTTGGGCATTTATTGGTTTGATAGGCGGAAAGGCACTGGCACAGCAGCCCACTGTATATAACGCAGCAGATATCCGGCTGCAATTGCATAAACTGGATACCCTGGGCAGCGTGCTCTATTTTGCCGCGCACCCGGATGATGAGAATACCCGCCTGCTGGCCTTCCTGGCCAAGGGGAAACTGTACCGCACCGGTTACATGGCGCTTACCCGCGGAGACGGGGGGCAGAACCTCATTGGCAACGAACAGGCAGCGCTCCTGGGCCTGATCCGTACCCAGGAACTGCTGGCCGCCCGCCGCACGGATGGCGCGGAGCAGTTCTTCAGCCGGGCCAATGACTTTGGCTTTTCCAAGAACCCGGATGAGACCTTCACTTTCTGGGACCGCCAGCAACTGCTGGCAGACGCCGTGTGGGTGATCCGCAATTTCCAGCCGGATGTGATCATCTGCCGCTTCCCGGCAGACAGCCGCGCAGGGCACGGGCATCATACCGCATCGGCCATGATTGCTGCGGAGGCCTTCACTGCGGCGGCAGACCCCAGCCGTTTTCCCGAACAACTGCAATACGTAAAACCCTGGCAGGCCAAACGCCTGTTGTGGAACACCTATAATTTTAATAACCGCAACGCCGCTACAGACGGGGAGTTCACCGTGAACGTAGGGGTGTTCAACCCCCTGCTGGGCAAGGGTTTTGGTGAAATTGCCGCCCAGAGCCGCTCCATGCACAAAAGCCAGGGCTTTGGCGTAGCCGCCACCCGGGGCGAGTCATTTGAATATTTCCAGCCCATCAAGGGCGATGCGCCGAAGGAAGGCCTGCTGGACGGGGTAAACACGGGCTGGTCCCGCGTGGAAGGCGGAGCCGCCATTGGCAAACTGGTCGACAAAGCCATCAGCAATTATAAAGATGAAGACCCGGCCGCTTCCGTACCCACGCTAATGGCTATACGGAAAGCATTGCTTGCCCTGCCCAAGGGGTACTGGCAGCAGCAAAAGCTGAAAGAAACAGAACAGCTTATACTGGCCTGCACCGGCACCTGGCTGGAAGCCACCAGCAACCTGCCCACCGTGGTGCCTGGCCATGAAATGACAGTGAACGTTCAGGCCCTGAACCGCAGCCGCGTACCCATGCAGCTGGAAAGTGTGGCCATCGGCGATAACAAGCTGGCGCAAGGCAAGTCCCTGGACCAGGACCAGCCCCTGAATATTCCCGTAAAGGAAAACATTCCGCAAAATACCCTCACCACGCAACCCTACTGGCTGGCCTTGCCCCACCCGCTGGGCATGTACACCATTACCGACCAGCAGTTGGTAGGCCGCCCGGAAAATGTGCCACCCCTGCAGGTAACCTGGAAACTGACAGTGGATGGGGAAGATCTTACCGTAACCCGGCCCATCCAATATAAACATACAGACCCCGTGAAAGGGGAGATCTACCAACCCCTTGTAGTGGCGCCGCCTATTACCGGCAACCTGGATAACCGCGTGATCATCTTTGCCAACGGCGGCACCCAGCCCGTAACCATCAAGCTGGCCGCCCATACAGACGGCGTGAAAGGCAATGTAAGCCTGCGCCTGCCCAAAGGCTTCACAGTGGCACCGGCATCCATCCCGTTTGACCTTAAATCCGGCGATGAAAGCCAGGTGACGTTCAATGTAACGGCTACGGCTACACGGAGTACTAACACGGTAGACACCATGACCGTGGTGATGAATACCGGTGGCCAGGATTATACCCAGGGCATCACTAAGATCAATTACGACCATATCCCGGACATTACGCTGTTTCCCGAGGCTACGGCCAAGCTGGTGAGCGTGGACCTGAAACATAATGGCCGCCACCTGGGGTACATTCCCGGTGCGGGCGATATGGTGGCCGCATCCCTCAAAGCAGTAGGCTACGATGTAACCCAACTGGATGAAAAAGATATCCTGGGCGGCCACCTGCAACAGTACGATGCCATCATCGTTGGCGTGCGGGCTTACAATATGCAGCCCCGCATGAAGTTCTGGCAGCCGGCATTGATGGAATACGTGAAAAATGGGGGCACCATGCTGGTGCAATACAATACCAACGGGCAGCTGGTGACGCCGGAGATAGGCCCTTATCCATTCTCGCTAAGCAATGCCCGCGTAACGGATGAAACGGCGAAAGTGACCGTGCTGCACCCGGAAAACGACGCCCTGCACTATCCTAACGAGATCACGCCTGCTGATTTTGATGGATGGGTGCAGGAGCGGGGGCTGTACTTCACCACGAATGTGGATGAACATTACACCCGCCTGTTTGCCATGCACGACAAGGGCGAAAGCGACCTGGATGGCAGCACCCTGGTGACCCGCTATGGCAAAGGCAAATACGTGTACACCAGCCTGGATTTCTTCCGGGAATTGCCGGCCGGTGTACCCGGTGCGTACCGCCTGTTTGTGAATTTGATCTCTACGAAGCAATAA
- the pyrR gene encoding bifunctional pyr operon transcriptional regulator/uracil phosphoribosyltransferase PyrR codes for MKTILNARQLEITVDRLCHQLIENHGDFSNTVLLGLQPRGVWLGNRIYNHLQPLLPGADIRYGKIDITFYRDDFSKKGKHIPVPNETTIKFPIENKRIVLIDDVLYTGRSTRAALDAMLDFGRPSSVELLALIDRRFSRELPIQATYVGRTVDANVTENVRVLWTERDGRDEVVLE; via the coding sequence TTGAAGACCATCCTGAATGCAAGGCAACTGGAGATCACAGTAGACCGGCTTTGCCATCAACTCATAGAAAACCACGGGGACTTCTCCAACACTGTGCTGCTGGGCCTTCAGCCCCGGGGCGTATGGCTAGGCAACCGTATCTACAACCACCTCCAGCCCCTGCTGCCCGGGGCAGATATCCGCTATGGGAAGATCGACATCACTTTTTACCGGGATGACTTCAGCAAAAAGGGCAAGCACATTCCCGTGCCCAACGAAACCACCATCAAGTTCCCGATCGAAAATAAACGCATCGTGCTCATTGACGATGTGCTCTATACCGGCCGCAGCACCCGCGCCGCGCTGGATGCTATGTTGGATTTTGGCCGTCCCTCCTCGGTGGAACTGCTGGCCCTCATAGACCGCCGCTTTAGCCGGGAACTGCCTATACAGGCCACTTACGTGGGCCGCACGGTGGATGCTAACGTGACCGAAAACGTACGGGTACTGTGGACAGAGCGCGATGGGCGCGACGAAGTAGTGCTTGAGTAA
- a CDS encoding aspartate carbamoyltransferase catalytic subunit — protein sequence MSLSVKHLLGIRDLTRQDIEQIFQTADEFKAVLQRPIKKVPTLRDTTIVNVFFENSTRTRISFELAEKRLGADVINFSASGSSVSKGETLIDTVHNILSMKVDMVVMRHSASGAPHFLSRHIDVPIVNAGDGINEHPTQALLDAFSIREKLGGVEGKKIAICGDIMHSRVALSNIYALKKLGAEVTVVGPPTLIPKHLAEALGVNVTYNMREALEWADVANVLRIQLERQNMPLFSSLREYNLAYGVTRELLDSLKKEVVIMHPGPINRGVELDSAVADGNESIILQQVENGVAIRMAVLYLLSGRKG from the coding sequence ATGTCACTCTCTGTTAAACACTTACTCGGTATACGCGATCTGACGCGTCAGGATATTGAACAGATTTTTCAAACGGCTGACGAGTTTAAAGCGGTATTGCAACGGCCCATCAAAAAAGTGCCGACCCTGCGCGATACCACGATCGTGAATGTATTTTTCGAAAATTCTACCCGCACCCGCATTTCATTTGAACTGGCCGAAAAAAGGCTGGGGGCAGATGTGATCAACTTTTCCGCCTCCGGCTCCTCCGTGTCCAAAGGCGAAACCCTGATCGACACGGTGCACAACATCCTGTCCATGAAAGTGGACATGGTGGTGATGCGCCACTCTGCCAGCGGGGCGCCGCATTTCCTCTCCCGCCACATTGATGTGCCCATTGTAAACGCCGGGGACGGCATCAATGAGCACCCCACCCAGGCCCTGCTGGACGCCTTTTCCATCCGGGAAAAACTGGGCGGCGTGGAGGGTAAAAAGATCGCCATCTGCGGTGACATTATGCATAGCCGCGTAGCCCTCTCCAACATCTATGCACTGAAAAAGCTGGGTGCTGAAGTGACCGTGGTAGGCCCTCCTACCCTCATTCCCAAGCACCTGGCCGAAGCCCTGGGTGTTAACGTGACGTATAACATGCGCGAAGCCCTGGAATGGGCCGATGTGGCCAACGTACTGCGCATCCAACTGGAACGCCAGAACATGCCCCTGTTCTCCTCCCTCCGGGAATACAACCTGGCTTACGGTGTTACCCGCGAGCTGCTGGACAGCCTGAAAAAAGAAGTAGTGATCATGCACCCCGGCCCTATCAACCGCGGCGTGGAACTGGATTCTGCCGTAGCAGACGGTAATGAGTCTATCATCCTCCAGCAGGTAGAGAATGGCGTAGCCATCCGCATGGCGGTGTTGTACCTGCTGTCTGGAAGAAAGGGATAA
- the xerD gene encoding site-specific tyrosine recombinase XerD, giving the protein MWPSYLKSFKAYLQLERSLSEHSVAAYLHDVELLVQYLESMGRALSPQEVTLTVLQECIHWIAGLGMTATSQARIISGIKAFYKFLLLENVIQEDPTQLLEAPKTRRKLPDVLTFEEIEQIIAQIDLSTPEGHRNKAILEIMYSCGLRVSEVVGLKISQLHFNDGFIRVIGKGDKERLVPIGRQAIQYVNMYRETDRRQLDIKKGQEDILFLNRRGNGLTRVMIFLVIKKLVEQAGIKKQVSPHTFRHSFATHLVEGGANLRAVQEMLGHESITTTEIYTHLDREYLRDTLARYHPRF; this is encoded by the coding sequence ATGTGGCCATCCTACCTGAAAAGCTTCAAAGCCTATCTGCAACTGGAACGCTCGCTGAGTGAGCATTCTGTGGCCGCGTACCTGCATGACGTGGAGTTGCTGGTGCAGTACCTGGAAAGCATGGGGCGGGCGCTCTCCCCGCAGGAAGTAACGCTGACGGTGCTGCAGGAATGTATTCACTGGATAGCCGGCCTGGGCATGACGGCTACTTCGCAGGCCCGCATTATCTCAGGCATCAAGGCGTTTTACAAATTTTTATTGCTGGAAAACGTTATCCAGGAAGACCCCACACAACTGCTGGAGGCTCCCAAGACCCGGCGCAAATTGCCGGATGTGCTCACATTTGAAGAAATAGAACAGATCATTGCACAGATAGACCTGAGCACCCCGGAAGGGCATCGCAACAAGGCGATCCTGGAGATCATGTATAGCTGCGGGCTGCGCGTGAGCGAAGTAGTGGGGCTTAAAATATCACAGCTGCATTTTAACGATGGGTTTATCCGCGTGATCGGCAAGGGGGATAAGGAAAGGCTGGTCCCCATTGGCCGCCAGGCCATCCAGTATGTAAATATGTACCGGGAAACCGACCGGCGCCAGCTGGATATTAAGAAAGGCCAGGAAGACATTCTCTTCCTGAACCGCCGTGGCAACGGCCTTACCCGGGTAATGATCTTCCTGGTGATCAAAAAACTGGTAGAGCAGGCGGGCATAAAAAAACAGGTATCTCCCCACACCTTCCGCCACTCCTTTGCCACCCACCTGGTGGAAGGCGGCGCCAACCTGCGGGCCGTGCAGGAAATGCTGGGCCACGAAAGCATCACCACCACCGAGATCTATACCCACCTGGACCGGGAGTACCTCCGGGATACACTGGCGCGGTATCATCCAAGGTTTTAG